In a single window of the Longibacter salinarum genome:
- the uvrB gene encoding excinuclease ABC subunit UvrB, giving the protein MSSSPPNMSVDVDPHSAFELESEFEPMGDQPNAINELVDGLHRGDEYQTLLGATGTGKTFTVANVIEEINRPTLVMSHNKTLAAQLYGELKQFFPNNAVEYFISYYDYYQPESYIVPSDTYIEKDVAINDRIERLRLRATSELISGRDDVLVVASVSCIYGLGSPEEFKKEIIQVEPGMVIDRDDLLRRFIDLFYQRNDIEFEPGTFRVRGDVVDLFPAYFEERAFRIEFWGDEIDRISVFDATSGKEIEELDQHLTIYPAQIFVTPQDRLQRAIDDIKEELKWRLAVLREEGKLVEAQRLEQRTEFDIEMMQEVGYCSGIENYSRHLTGRQPGERPFCLLDYFPDDFLLVVDESHVTIPQVRAMYNGDRARKLKLVEHGFRLPSALDNRPLTFEEFEQQTPQTIFMSATPADYELEQSGGVFVEQVVRPTGIPDPEIDIRPTGNQVDDLMEEIRKRSEKGERVLVTTLTKRMTEDLADYLDSYGVRVRWMHSDIDALERVDIIRGLRLGEYDVLVGVNLLREGLDLPEVSLVAILDADKEGFLRSERSLIQTAGRAARNVDGQVILYADEITDSMRRMMDETERRREIQLEYNEENDITPAPIKKSHDQIRRGTAIADEKGDDHSGQKRQHYGGPEQLSSKVADPVVKYLDNDQKQDLIDQMKEEMQEAAENLDFERAAELRDSIEDLEEQLASDDGSGQAASNKASGE; this is encoded by the coding sequence ATGTCGTCTTCGCCCCCCAACATGTCCGTCGACGTCGATCCGCACTCCGCCTTCGAGCTGGAGTCCGAGTTCGAGCCGATGGGCGACCAGCCCAACGCCATCAATGAGCTCGTCGACGGCCTCCATCGTGGGGACGAGTACCAGACGCTGCTCGGCGCGACGGGAACCGGCAAAACCTTTACCGTTGCTAATGTCATTGAGGAGATCAACCGGCCGACGCTGGTGATGAGCCACAACAAGACGTTGGCGGCGCAGCTTTACGGCGAGCTGAAGCAGTTCTTCCCGAATAACGCCGTGGAGTACTTCATCTCCTACTACGACTATTACCAGCCGGAGTCGTACATCGTCCCGAGCGACACGTACATCGAGAAGGATGTCGCCATTAACGACCGGATCGAGCGGCTCCGCCTCCGCGCTACCTCCGAGCTCATCAGCGGCCGCGACGACGTGCTGGTAGTGGCGAGTGTGTCTTGCATCTACGGTCTCGGTTCGCCGGAGGAGTTCAAGAAGGAGATCATCCAGGTCGAGCCCGGCATGGTGATCGACCGCGACGACCTCCTCCGCCGGTTCATCGACCTGTTTTACCAGCGCAACGACATCGAATTCGAGCCGGGCACCTTCCGTGTGCGCGGCGATGTCGTCGACCTCTTCCCCGCCTACTTCGAAGAACGTGCCTTCCGCATCGAGTTCTGGGGCGACGAGATCGACCGTATCAGCGTTTTCGACGCGACGAGCGGCAAGGAGATCGAGGAACTCGACCAGCACCTGACGATCTACCCGGCGCAGATCTTCGTCACGCCACAGGACCGGCTCCAGCGAGCGATCGACGACATCAAGGAGGAGCTCAAATGGCGGCTCGCGGTCTTACGCGAGGAAGGCAAACTGGTGGAGGCCCAGCGGCTGGAGCAGCGCACGGAATTCGACATCGAGATGATGCAGGAGGTCGGCTACTGCTCTGGCATCGAGAACTACTCGCGTCACCTGACCGGCCGCCAGCCCGGTGAACGGCCGTTCTGTCTCCTCGACTACTTCCCGGATGACTTTCTGCTGGTCGTCGACGAGAGCCACGTGACCATTCCCCAGGTGCGCGCCATGTACAACGGCGACCGCGCCCGGAAGCTGAAGCTGGTGGAGCACGGATTCCGGCTCCCGTCAGCGCTCGACAACCGGCCGCTCACGTTTGAAGAGTTCGAGCAGCAAACGCCACAGACCATCTTCATGAGTGCCACGCCCGCCGACTATGAACTGGAGCAGAGCGGAGGCGTCTTCGTCGAGCAGGTGGTGCGCCCCACGGGCATTCCCGACCCGGAAATCGATATCCGCCCGACCGGGAATCAGGTAGACGACCTAATGGAGGAAATCCGCAAGCGCTCGGAGAAGGGCGAACGTGTGCTCGTCACAACGCTCACGAAGCGAATGACCGAGGACCTCGCCGACTACCTCGACAGCTACGGTGTGCGCGTCCGCTGGATGCACTCGGACATCGACGCCCTCGAGCGGGTCGACATCATCCGCGGTCTGCGACTGGGGGAGTACGACGTGCTGGTCGGCGTCAACCTCCTGCGTGAGGGCCTCGACCTGCCGGAAGTGTCGCTCGTCGCGATTCTCGATGCCGACAAGGAGGGCTTCCTCCGCTCCGAACGCTCCCTCATCCAAACCGCTGGTCGCGCGGCCCGTAACGTCGACGGGCAGGTGATCCTGTACGCCGACGAGATCACCGACTCGATGCGCCGCATGATGGACGAGACGGAGCGGCGCCGGGAGATCCAGCTCGAGTACAACGAGGAGAACGACATCACGCCGGCCCCGATCAAGAAGTCGCACGACCAGATCCGACGCGGCACCGCGATTGCCGACGAGAAGGGCGACGACCACTCCGGACAGAAGCGCCAGCACTACGGCGGACCCGAGCAGCTATCGTCGAAGGTGGCCGACCCGGTCGTGAAGTACCTCGACAACGACCAGAAGCAGGACCTCATCGATCAGATGAAGGAGGAGATGCAGGAAGCGGCGGAAAACCTCGACTTCGAGCGCGCTGCCGAACTCCGCGACAGCATCGAGGACCTCGAGGAGCAACTCGCCAGCGACGACGGCTCCGGCCAAGCCGCCAGCAACAAAGCGTCGGGGGAATGA
- a CDS encoding amidohydrolase encodes MRLVASLLLLAATLVLAPPADAQPAADYVVHNANVYTVDADQPQAEAFAVRGDRLVMVGSNDDVLASYPDAEKRNAEGRTIVPGLIDAHVHLMGLGRSLLQANLVGTPSKQAIIDTLKAFASDLPEGAWLQGRGWDQNDWPSAGFPTRQDLDAAFPDRPIYLERVDGHAGWVNTAAIEQTVGMEALEQMDDPEGGSIRRDDEGVPTGILIDAAAGIITSEIPEYSEDRLDEALTRALDQTTRYGLTSVHDAGVTRADVDRYQRFIEEDRFPVRMYAMIAGRGDTFDYFCRKGTIASGDRLRVQSVKMYMDGALGSRGAALLEDYSDDAGNRGLLMTQPDEMRKDVIDAIRCGFQVNTHAIGDRGNRVTLDAYEAAFDSLGEGIGRHRVEHAQILHPDDLPRFADMDVIASMQPTHATSDMPWAVDRLGNERLKGAYAWQTLKESGAHLAFGSDFPVEDVDPLEGFHAAVTRQDADDMPEGGWMPEETVSREAALHAFTLGAAYAAFQEQEIGSLEAGKKADFVVLSQDIMAVPDDSILDTRVVATYIDGEAVYATDDWQ; translated from the coding sequence ATGCGTCTCGTCGCCTCCCTCCTGCTCCTGGCCGCTACGCTTGTGCTGGCGCCACCCGCCGACGCCCAGCCCGCGGCGGATTACGTCGTTCACAACGCCAATGTCTACACCGTGGACGCAGACCAGCCGCAGGCGGAAGCGTTTGCCGTACGCGGCGACCGGCTCGTCATGGTCGGCTCGAATGACGATGTCCTCGCCTCGTATCCGGACGCAGAAAAGCGGAATGCAGAGGGCCGTACCATCGTGCCCGGCCTCATTGACGCTCACGTGCACCTGATGGGACTCGGTCGAAGCCTCTTGCAGGCGAACCTCGTCGGCACGCCGTCGAAGCAGGCTATCATCGATACGCTCAAAGCATTTGCCAGCGACCTTCCCGAGGGCGCCTGGCTGCAGGGGCGCGGCTGGGACCAGAACGACTGGCCCTCCGCCGGCTTCCCCACGCGGCAGGACCTTGATGCTGCTTTCCCCGACCGCCCGATCTATCTCGAGCGCGTCGACGGGCACGCGGGCTGGGTCAACACGGCGGCGATCGAGCAGACCGTCGGCATGGAGGCACTCGAGCAAATGGACGACCCGGAGGGCGGGAGCATTCGGCGCGATGACGAGGGTGTACCGACCGGCATCCTGATCGACGCGGCGGCTGGCATTATCACAAGCGAAATCCCGGAATACTCCGAGGACCGCCTCGACGAAGCCCTCACGCGCGCCCTCGATCAAACCACACGGTACGGCCTGACGAGCGTTCACGACGCGGGCGTAACCCGTGCCGATGTCGATCGATACCAGCGCTTCATCGAGGAGGACCGCTTCCCCGTCCGCATGTACGCCATGATCGCCGGACGGGGCGACACATTCGATTACTTTTGCCGGAAGGGGACGATCGCGTCGGGCGACCGTCTTCGCGTGCAATCGGTCAAAATGTACATGGACGGCGCCCTCGGCAGCCGCGGCGCCGCCCTGCTGGAGGATTACAGCGACGACGCCGGCAACCGAGGTCTCCTGATGACGCAACCCGACGAGATGCGTAAGGACGTTATCGATGCGATCCGGTGCGGCTTTCAGGTCAACACGCACGCCATCGGCGACCGAGGCAACCGCGTCACGCTCGACGCCTACGAAGCCGCCTTCGATTCCCTCGGCGAAGGCATCGGACGGCACCGCGTGGAGCACGCGCAGATCCTCCACCCCGACGACCTGCCCCGGTTCGCCGACATGGACGTGATCGCCTCGATGCAGCCGACGCACGCGACGAGCGACATGCCGTGGGCAGTCGACCGACTCGGCAACGAGCGCCTGAAAGGAGCCTACGCCTGGCAAACCCTCAAGGAGAGCGGCGCGCACCTCGCGTTCGGCTCCGACTTCCCGGTCGAGGACGTCGATCCGCTGGAAGGCTTCCATGCCGCTGTGACCAGACAGGATGCCGACGACATGCCAGAAGGCGGCTGGATGCCGGAAGAAACCGTGTCCCGGGAAGCCGCTCTGCACGCCTTCACACTCGGCGCCGCCTACGCCGCGTTCCAGGAGCAGGAGATCGGCTCCCTCGAAGCCGGCAAAAAGGCGGACTTCGTCGTATTGTCGCAGGACATCATGGCGGTGCCGGACGACAGCATCCTCGACACCCGCGTCGTCGCGACCTACATCGACGGGGAGGCTGTGTATGCCACGGACGACTGGCAGTAG
- the dtd gene encoding D-aminoacyl-tRNA deacylase, whose product MVALVQRVSEASVVVDGETTGAINDGLLVLLGVRDGDSEAESEWLANKVANLRVFPDSDGKMDESVLDTGGGVLVVPQFTLYGDVSGGHRPSFTDAASPGPAKELYLDFVDRLSDMLGRPVPTGVFGAMMDVHLTNDGPVTLWIEK is encoded by the coding sequence ATGGTAGCCCTGGTTCAGCGCGTAAGTGAAGCATCCGTCGTCGTCGACGGCGAAACGACGGGCGCAATCAATGACGGTCTACTGGTCCTACTGGGCGTCCGCGATGGCGATTCTGAAGCTGAGAGCGAATGGCTCGCGAATAAGGTCGCCAACCTCCGGGTCTTCCCCGACAGCGACGGCAAGATGGACGAGTCCGTGCTCGACACCGGCGGGGGCGTACTCGTCGTCCCGCAGTTTACCCTCTACGGCGATGTATCCGGCGGCCACCGGCCCTCGTTCACAGACGCAGCGTCCCCCGGTCCCGCGAAGGAACTGTACCTCGACTTCGTGGATCGCCTATCTGACATGCTCGGCCGCCCCGTCCCGACCGGCGTGTTCGGAGCCATGATGGATGTCCATCTTACGAACGACGGCCCCGTCACCCTCTGGATCGAAAAATGA
- the rdgB gene encoding RdgB/HAM1 family non-canonical purine NTP pyrophosphatase, which produces MAFRFLLATRNPGKVEEIRALLSDLDVEILAADTLDEPIDVEEDAETLRGNAEKKARAYADRFDLPALADDTGLEVDALNGGPGVHTARFAGPDATAADNTAKMLTELSTVDDRSARFRTVACFIDEKGTPHYFDGVCEGEIAEAPRGDQGFGYDPIFVPEAHEQTFAEMDAGAKNAISHRKKAMHAFRHFLEQRL; this is translated from the coding sequence ATGGCTTTTCGCTTCCTTCTCGCAACGCGCAACCCCGGCAAGGTCGAGGAAATTCGCGCGCTACTGTCCGATCTCGATGTCGAAATCCTTGCCGCCGATACGTTGGACGAGCCGATCGATGTCGAGGAAGACGCAGAGACCCTGCGCGGCAATGCGGAGAAGAAGGCACGAGCATACGCCGACCGGTTCGATCTTCCGGCCCTTGCCGACGATACCGGACTTGAAGTCGATGCCCTCAACGGGGGACCGGGTGTTCATACGGCCCGCTTTGCCGGCCCCGATGCTACGGCCGCTGACAACACAGCAAAGATGCTCACCGAGTTGAGCACTGTTGATGATCGCTCGGCTCGCTTTCGCACCGTGGCCTGTTTCATCGACGAAAAAGGAACACCACACTACTTCGACGGGGTGTGCGAGGGTGAAATTGCAGAGGCTCCCCGCGGCGATCAAGGATTCGGATACGACCCGATTTTCGTACCAGAGGCCCACGAACAGACTTTTGCCGAAATGGACGCCGGGGCCAAGAATGCCATCAGCCATCGCAAGAAAGCGATGCACGCGTTCCGACACTTCCTCGAACAGCGCCTGTAA
- the rpsU gene encoding 30S ribosomal protein S21: protein MTSPVDAGDDPSKPSLEQYLFQRGFILAVGVKVRGNESIDRALKRFRRQVNRSRVLREYRQNMAYMKPSEEKRLRAKKSRRRRHRNRGKNRKRK from the coding sequence GTGACGTCTCCTGTCGATGCAGGGGACGACCCGAGCAAACCGTCACTCGAACAATACCTTTTCCAGAGGGGATTTATTTTGGCTGTTGGTGTTAAAGTACGAGGAAACGAATCGATCGATCGCGCGCTCAAGCGCTTCCGCCGCCAGGTAAACCGCAGCCGCGTGCTGCGCGAATACCGGCAGAACATGGCGTACATGAAGCCTTCGGAGGAGAAGCGGCTTCGCGCTAAGAAGTCTCGCCGGCGTCGCCACCGCAATCGCGGCAAGAACCGGAAGCGGAAGTAA
- a CDS encoding sigma 54-interacting transcriptional regulator codes for MGARTTEGDKPVWVHSNNAGVVGELCLSLTEAGIKAEVFRDDLLPEKGLIIVVAASGSQLVEKLIGDVGDGRIVVVVTDRISASDAWKLLDLGAVDVISYHCPSQVARSIQGRLDRWTAIEHWIDAPIVSRHLIGRSRAWKQALRRAIEAALFSQGPILIQGETGTGKELVARLIHTLDPRPDKEKIVVLDCTTIVPELSGSEFFGHEKGAFTNALKTRVGACELADGGTLFLDEIGDLPGTLQAELLRVIQEKTFKRVGSHTWRSAEFRLVCATHRDLRKMIEGGTFREDLYHRIAGWEMVLPPLRDRREDIILLANHFLAEIGTETPIHLDPLVQDALMGRDFSGNVRELRQLIRRMGGRHLAGGLITMSDLPAEDGRLLGRETGLRNNNVRQYIRQAIASGIGLKELCRRTGDLAVEIALEDANGNVSQAAERLQVTRRTIQMRKAQS; via the coding sequence ATGGGTGCACGTACGACGGAGGGAGATAAACCGGTATGGGTCCATAGTAATAATGCCGGAGTCGTCGGTGAGCTATGCCTGTCGTTGACAGAAGCTGGAATCAAGGCGGAAGTCTTTCGTGACGACCTCTTGCCAGAAAAAGGGCTCATCATCGTCGTGGCTGCGTCCGGATCTCAACTGGTCGAGAAGCTGATCGGGGATGTGGGAGACGGGCGGATCGTCGTCGTGGTGACGGACCGTATTTCAGCATCCGATGCCTGGAAATTGCTCGACCTCGGTGCTGTTGATGTGATCTCGTACCATTGCCCATCGCAGGTTGCCCGGTCCATTCAGGGGCGACTCGACCGGTGGACTGCAATTGAGCACTGGATCGATGCGCCGATCGTGAGCCGTCATCTGATCGGTCGAAGCCGTGCGTGGAAGCAGGCCCTTCGTCGAGCGATTGAAGCGGCTCTATTCTCTCAAGGCCCGATCCTGATCCAGGGAGAGACAGGGACTGGAAAAGAGCTTGTGGCCCGATTGATACACACGCTCGACCCGCGACCAGATAAGGAAAAAATTGTGGTTCTCGATTGCACGACGATCGTCCCCGAGTTGTCTGGAAGTGAGTTTTTCGGACACGAAAAAGGTGCCTTTACAAATGCCCTCAAAACACGGGTGGGGGCGTGCGAACTGGCGGATGGAGGCACCCTTTTCCTGGATGAGATCGGTGACCTCCCGGGGACGCTGCAAGCGGAGTTACTGCGCGTGATCCAGGAAAAGACGTTCAAGCGTGTCGGAAGTCATACGTGGCGCTCGGCCGAGTTTCGACTGGTTTGTGCAACGCACCGGGACCTGCGGAAAATGATCGAGGGCGGGACGTTCCGCGAGGACCTGTATCACCGAATTGCGGGATGGGAGATGGTCCTTCCACCACTGCGCGATCGTCGCGAAGACATCATCCTTCTTGCGAATCACTTTCTCGCAGAAATCGGGACCGAGACGCCCATTCATCTCGATCCTTTGGTTCAAGATGCCCTCATGGGTCGAGACTTTTCTGGGAATGTGCGCGAGCTACGGCAGCTGATTCGCCGCATGGGCGGACGGCATCTCGCCGGAGGCTTGATCACGATGTCAGACCTGCCGGCCGAGGATGGACGTCTGTTGGGTCGCGAAACGGGGCTCAGGAATAACAACGTTCGTCAGTACATTCGACAGGCTATCGCGTCGGGAATTGGGTTAAAGGAGCTATGCCGCAGGACCGGAGATCTCGCGGTAGAGATCGCACTGGAGGATGCCAATGGAAACGTTAGTCAGGCGGCTGAGCGTTTGCAGGTGACACGCCGGACGATCCAGATGCGTAAAGCGCAGTCATGA
- a CDS encoding peptidoglycan-binding domain-containing protein, producing the protein MPRIRLERANRRNLYWARRLGWDRAFNAIVRLLGFRRQTPALSVFSQAVARWQRANGLVVDGILGPKTWRAMRRVLRGRSTHQGPADAPTPPRLSEIALGKLTLKSNRDFTRTIGLYQFTPEDLLVTARMLEGENSGRETPETAAIVWSMLNLYAFLQHHRSSYPTFASFLYKYSSPLHPGRPLRNRSWRNLKTSSRRMAIRGLRGQLPNPVGNATDFANPYIYFKRRYGRAPNYQEWRNYIARHTKRYMEWIGEVDGIKQFGRNTFYINKRVRNVPTGVVKIRW; encoded by the coding sequence GTGCCCCGCATTCGTCTCGAAAGAGCCAACCGGCGCAACCTGTACTGGGCTCGACGGCTCGGCTGGGACCGTGCGTTCAACGCCATCGTTCGGCTCCTCGGATTTCGACGCCAGACGCCTGCACTCTCCGTGTTTTCGCAGGCGGTTGCACGATGGCAGCGTGCCAACGGCCTTGTTGTGGACGGCATTCTCGGTCCTAAAACGTGGCGGGCCATGCGGCGCGTTCTGCGCGGCAGATCTACGCATCAAGGCCCTGCCGATGCTCCGACCCCTCCGAGATTGTCGGAGATCGCGCTGGGCAAGCTCACGTTGAAGTCAAATAGAGACTTTACTCGGACCATCGGCCTCTACCAGTTCACCCCGGAAGATCTGCTTGTGACCGCGCGCATGCTCGAGGGGGAAAATAGCGGCCGCGAAACGCCCGAGACCGCCGCGATCGTCTGGTCGATGCTGAACCTGTATGCATTCCTCCAGCACCATAGATCCAGCTACCCCACGTTCGCCTCGTTTCTCTACAAATACTCAAGTCCGCTACACCCCGGCCGGCCACTGCGAAACCGATCGTGGCGGAATCTGAAGACATCGTCCAGACGAATGGCTATACGGGGGTTGAGAGGCCAGCTTCCGAATCCGGTTGGAAACGCCACGGACTTCGCAAACCCGTACATCTACTTCAAACGCCGCTACGGTCGTGCTCCAAATTACCAGGAATGGCGGAATTACATCGCTCGCCATACCAAGCGGTATATGGAGTGGATCGGCGAGGTGGACGGCATCAAACAGTTCGGACGAAACACGTTCTACATCAATAAACGTGTTCGCAACGTACCGACCGGCGTCGTCAAAATCCGATGGTAG